In the genome of Schistocerca piceifrons isolate TAMUIC-IGC-003096 chromosome X, iqSchPice1.1, whole genome shotgun sequence, one region contains:
- the LOC124721444 gene encoding coatomer subunit zeta-1 has product MDCSYMEPSLYTVKGIAILDNDGNRILAKYYDKNIFPSAKEQKTFEKNLFTKTHRANAEIIMLDGLTCVYRSNVDLFFYVMGSSQENELILVSVLNCLYDAVSQILRKNVEKRVVLENLDIVMLALDEICDGGIIMEADPSALVSRVALRVDDIPLGDQTVSQVFQSAKEQFKWPILK; this is encoded by the exons GAACCGAGCCTGTACACTGTGAAAGGCATTGCAATACTTGacaatgatggaaataggatcctTGCAAAATACTATGACAAAAATATATTTCCATCTGCGAAAGAGCAAAAAACTTTTGAAAAAAATCTTTTCACTAAAACGCACAGGGCTAATGCAGAAATTATAATGTTGGATGGTTTGACATGTGTGTACAGGTCAAACGTTgatctttttttctatgtaatGGGCAGTTCCCAAGAGAATGAG TTAATTCTTGTGAGTGTTCTGAATTGCCTGTATGACGCTGTCAGTCAGATCCttagaaaaaatgtggaaaaacgaGTTGTCCTGGAAAACTTGGATATAGTAATGCTGGCTCTGGATGAAATTTGTGATGGAGG GATTATTATGGAAGCAGATCCATCTGCCCTTGTTTCAAGAGTTGCTTTGAGAGTGGATGACATTCCTCTTGGTGATCAGACTGTCTCTCAG GTCTTCCAGTCAGCGAAAGAACAGTTCAAATGGCCCATTCTAAAATGA